A region from the Pelobates fuscus isolate aPelFus1 chromosome 1, aPelFus1.pri, whole genome shotgun sequence genome encodes:
- the RCBTB1 gene encoding RCC1 and BTB domain-containing protein 1: MAFAPPRSAFVFRRRSGTHSTRSHRPSPRRVHRNWLLDTPPGEELSPDTKHRVCQPNTIYTGHKVMVDFGKWPLFALLSSQELASIQQACIFGTSANEAIYTTCSNEVFAIGLNCSNCLGTGDNQSTMVPRRLDPLCGKKITGLSFGSGPHVLMCCEDGELYAWGHNGYSQLGNGNTIQGASPIQVCVELMSKKVIKVSCGSHHSMALTSEGEVFAWGYNNCGQVGCGTTTNQPTPRKVTSHLHNKMVTGITAGLTCSVAMTDNGQVYGWGFNGSGQLGLGSNGNQLTPCKVAFVQNVCIIQVVFGHAHTLGLTDQGMLYAWGANTHGQLGIGNKINQLSPIKVTTNERMVEIAACHSSNTSAAKSQSGQVHMWGLCRGQAVLVPTLTHFNCTDDVFACFSNPPVMWRMLSVEQEDSLTVAESLKREFDREETSDLRFRVEGKDIHVHKAVLKIRCEHFRTMFSSHWNENSKEVIEIDQFSYPVYRAFLEYLYTDVVDLPPEDAIGLLDLATSYCENRLKKLCQHLIKRGITVENAFLLLSAAVRYEAEDLEEFCFKFCVNHLTGVTQTPAFWQIDGMLLKDFIIKAGRCGGFKN; encoded by the exons ATGGCGTTCGCTCCCCCTCGCTCGGCATTCGTCTTCCGCCGGCGGTCTGGGACTCACTCCACCCGCTCTCACAGACCTTCTCCGCGCAGAGTGCATCGGAACTGGTTACTGGACACGCCCCCCGGGGAGGAATTGTCTCCTGACACTAAGCACAGG GTATGCCAACCAAATACAATCTACACAGGGCACAAAGTCATGGTGGACTTCGGAAAATGGCCTCTGTTTGCCTTACTTTCGTCTCAAGAGCTGGCCTCCATCCAGCAGGCATGCATCTTTGGCACATCGGCTAATGAAGCCATATATACCACTTGTAGTAATGAG GTATTTGCAATTGGCCTGAATTGTAGCAATTGTCTAGGAACTGGAGATAACCAAAGCACAATGGTCCCCAGGAGACTGGACCCCCTATGTGGCAAGAAAATCACTGGCCTCAGCTTTGGTAGTGGGCCACATGTCCTTATGTGCTGTGAAG ATGGTGAACTTTACGCTTGGGGTCATAATGGATATAGCCAGCTTGGAAATGGCAATACAATACAGGGGGCATCTCCCATTCAAGTCTGTGTTGAACTAATGTCAAAGAAAGTAATAAAAGTGTCCTGTGGCTCACACCATTCCATGGCTTTAACATCAGAAGGAGAG gTATTTGCGTGGGGCTACAATAACTGTGGACAGGTTGGTTGTGGGACCACTACAAACCAGCCAACACCACGCAAAGTAACAAGCCATTTGCACAATAAGATGGTGACCGGTATCACAGCTGGACTGACCTGCTCAGTGGCTATGACAGACAATGGACAA gtGTATGGCTGGGGTTTTAATGGCAGTGGTCAACTAGGATTGGGAAGCAATGGAAACCAGCTCACACCTTGCAAAGTGGCGTTTGTGCAGAATGTGTGCATCATTCAG GTTGTTTTTGGTCATGCCCACACTCTGGGATTAACAGATCAAGGCATGCTATATGCATGGGGTGCCAACACTCATGGACAGTTGGGAATTGGAAATAAAATCAATCAACTTTCTCCCATTAAGGTCACTACAAATGAAAG GATGGTGGAGATTGCAGCCTGTCATTCTTCGAACACATCGGCTGCGAAGTCCCAGAGTGGGCAGGTTCACATGTGGGGTCTATGTCGGGGTCAGGCTGTCCTTGTTCCGACACTCACCCACTTCAACTGTACAGACGATGTATTTGCCTGTTTTTCTAACCCACCTGTTATGTGGCGGATGCTCTCTGTAG AGCAAGAAGACTCCTTAACAGTTGCAGAATCCCTAAAAAGAGAATTTGATAGAGAAGAAACATCTGATTTGAGGTTCAGAGTCGAAGGGAAAGACATTCATGTTCATAAAGCAGTATTAAAAATAAG GTGTGAACATTTCCGTACAATGTTTTCATCCCACTGGAATGAAAACTCAAAGGAAGTGATAGAAATTGACCAGTTTTCATATCCTGTGTATCGAGCCTTTCTGGAGTATTTGtatacagatgttgtggacctaCCACCAGAAGATGCTATAG GACTTCTGGATCTTGCTACATCTTACTGTGAAAATAGGCTAAAGAAGTTATGTCAACATCTTATCAAGAGAGGGATTACTGTTGAGAATGCATTCCTTTTACTTTCTGCTGCTGTTCGGTATGAGGCAGAG GATCTGGAAGAGTTTTGCTTCAAGTTCTGTGTCAATCACTTGACTGGTGTCACACAGACCCCAGCATTCTGGCAAATTGATGGGATGCTGCTTAAGGACTTCATTATAAAAGCTGGCCGATGTGGAGGCTTCAAGAACTGA